The following proteins are encoded in a genomic region of Pan troglodytes isolate AG18354 chromosome 2, NHGRI_mPanTro3-v2.0_pri, whole genome shotgun sequence:
- the CRELD1 gene encoding protein disulfide isomerase CRELD1 isoform X2, which yields MARRHWLGGKLRPLGCGAGGGCTFYAGCGSDAVRRRPTAPAAWGGRFFLLRGLRGSPAWVKMAPWPPKGLVPAVLWGLSLFLNLPGPIWLQPSPPPQSSPPPQPHPCHTCRGLVDSFNKGLERTIRDNFGGGNTAWEEENLSKYKDSETRLVEVLEGVCSKSDFECHRLLELSEELVESWWFHKQQEAPDLFQWLCSDSLKLCCPAGTFGPSCLPCPGGTERPCGGYGQCEGEGTRGGSGHCDCQAGYRGEACGQCGLGYFEAERNASHLVCSACFGPCARCSGPEESNCLQCKKGWALHHLKCVDCAKACLGCMGAGPGRCKKCSPGYQQVGSKCLDVDECETEVCPGENKQCENTEGGYRCICAEGYKQMEGICVKEQIPESAGFFSEMTEDELVVLQQMFFGIIICALATLAAKGDLVFTAIFIGAVAAMTGYWLSERSDRVLEGFIKGR from the exons ATGGCCCGTCGCCATTGGCTGGGcggcaagctccgccccctgggctGCGGCGCGGGTGGGGGTTGTACGTTTTACGCAGGCTGTGGCAGCGACGCGGTGAGGAGACGGCCCACGGCGCCCGCGGCCTGGGGCGGTCGCTTCTTCCTTCTCCGTGGCCTACGAGG gtctccagcctgggtaaagaTGGCCCCATGGCCCCCGAAGGGCCTAGTCCCAGCTGTGCTCTGGGGCCTCAGCCtcttcctcaacctcccaggccctaTCTGGCTCCAGccctctccacctccccagtcTTCTCCCCCGCCTCAGCCCCATCCGTGTCATACCTGCCGGGGACTGGTTGACAGCTTTAACAAG GGCCTGGAGAGAACCATCCGGGACAACTTTGGAGGTGGAAACACTGCCTGGGAGGAAGAGAATTTGTCCAAATACAAAGACAG TGAGACCCGCCTGGTAGAGGTGCTGGAGGGTGTGTGCAGCAAGTCGGACTTCGAGTGCCACCGCCTGCTGGAGCTGAGTGAGGAGCTGGTGGAGAGCTGGTGGTTTCACAA GCAGCAGGAGGCCCCGGACCTCTTCCAGTGGCTGTGCTCAGATTCCCTGAAGCTCTGCTGCCCCGCAGGCACCTTCGGGCCCTCCTGCCTTC CCTGTCCTGGGGGAACAGAGAGGCCCTGCGGTGGCTACGGGCAGTGTGAAGGAGAAGGGACACGAGGGGGCAGCGGGCACTGTGACTGCCAAGCCGGCTACAGGGGTGAGGCCTGTGGCCAGTGTGGCCTTGGCTACTTTGAGGCAGAACGCAACGCCAGCCATCTGGTATGTTCGG CTTGTTTTGGCCCCTGTGCCCGATGCTCAGGACCTGAGGAATCAAACTGTTTGCAATGCAAGAAGGGCTGGGCCCTGCATCACCTCAAGTGTGTAG aCTGTGCCAAGGCCTGCCTAGGCTGCATGGGGGCAGGGCCAGGTCGCTGTAAGAAGTGTAGCCCTGGCTATCAGCAGGTGGGCTCCAAGTGTCTCG aTGTGGATGAGTGTGAGACAGAGGTGTGTCCGGGAGAGAACAAGCAGTGTGAAAACACCGAGGGCGGTTATCGCTGCATCTGTGCCGAGGGCTACAAGCAGATGGAAGGCATCTGTGTGAAGGAGCAGATCCCAG AGTCAGCGGGCTTCTTCTCCGAGATGACAGAGGACGAGTTGGTGGTGCTGCAGCAGATGTTCTTTGGCATCATCATCTGTGCACTGGCCACGCTGGCTGCTAAGGGCGACTTGGtgttcaccgccatcttcatTGGGGCTGTGGCGGCCATGACTGGCTACTGGTTGTCAGAGCGCAGTGACCGTGTGCTGGAGGGCTTCATCAAGGGCAGATAA
- the CRELD1 gene encoding protein disulfide isomerase CRELD1 isoform X1 has protein sequence MARRHWLGGKLRPLGCGAGGGCTFYAGCGSDAVRRRPTAPAAWGGRFFLLRGLRGSPAWVKMAPWPPKGLVPAVLWGLSLFLNLPGPIWLQPSPPPQSSPPPQPHPCHTCRGLVDSFNKGLERTIRDNFGGGNTAWEEENLSKYKDSETRLVEVLEGVCSKSDFECHRLLELSEELVESWWFHKQQEAPDLFQWLCSDSLKLCCPAGTFGPSCLPCPGGTERPCGGYGQCEGEGTRGGSGHCDCQAGYRGEACGQCGLGYFEAERNASHLVCSACFGPCARCSGPEESNCLQCKKGWALHHLKCVDIDECGTEGANCGADQFCVNTEGSYECRDCAKACLGCMGAGPGRCKKCSPGYQQVGSKCLDVDECETEVCPGENKQCENTEGGYRCICAEGYKQMEGICVKEQIPESAGFFSEMTEDELVVLQQMFFGIIICALATLAAKGDLVFTAIFIGAVAAMTGYWLSERSDRVLEGFIKGR, from the exons ATGGCCCGTCGCCATTGGCTGGGcggcaagctccgccccctgggctGCGGCGCGGGTGGGGGTTGTACGTTTTACGCAGGCTGTGGCAGCGACGCGGTGAGGAGACGGCCCACGGCGCCCGCGGCCTGGGGCGGTCGCTTCTTCCTTCTCCGTGGCCTACGAGG gtctccagcctgggtaaagaTGGCCCCATGGCCCCCGAAGGGCCTAGTCCCAGCTGTGCTCTGGGGCCTCAGCCtcttcctcaacctcccaggccctaTCTGGCTCCAGccctctccacctccccagtcTTCTCCCCCGCCTCAGCCCCATCCGTGTCATACCTGCCGGGGACTGGTTGACAGCTTTAACAAG GGCCTGGAGAGAACCATCCGGGACAACTTTGGAGGTGGAAACACTGCCTGGGAGGAAGAGAATTTGTCCAAATACAAAGACAG TGAGACCCGCCTGGTAGAGGTGCTGGAGGGTGTGTGCAGCAAGTCGGACTTCGAGTGCCACCGCCTGCTGGAGCTGAGTGAGGAGCTGGTGGAGAGCTGGTGGTTTCACAA GCAGCAGGAGGCCCCGGACCTCTTCCAGTGGCTGTGCTCAGATTCCCTGAAGCTCTGCTGCCCCGCAGGCACCTTCGGGCCCTCCTGCCTTC CCTGTCCTGGGGGAACAGAGAGGCCCTGCGGTGGCTACGGGCAGTGTGAAGGAGAAGGGACACGAGGGGGCAGCGGGCACTGTGACTGCCAAGCCGGCTACAGGGGTGAGGCCTGTGGCCAGTGTGGCCTTGGCTACTTTGAGGCAGAACGCAACGCCAGCCATCTGGTATGTTCGG CTTGTTTTGGCCCCTGTGCCCGATGCTCAGGACCTGAGGAATCAAACTGTTTGCAATGCAAGAAGGGCTGGGCCCTGCATCACCTCAAGTGTGTAG ACATTGATGAGTGTGGCACAGAGGGAGCCAACTGTGGAGCTGACCAATTCTGCGTGAACACTGAGGGCTCCTATGAGTGCCGAG aCTGTGCCAAGGCCTGCCTAGGCTGCATGGGGGCAGGGCCAGGTCGCTGTAAGAAGTGTAGCCCTGGCTATCAGCAGGTGGGCTCCAAGTGTCTCG aTGTGGATGAGTGTGAGACAGAGGTGTGTCCGGGAGAGAACAAGCAGTGTGAAAACACCGAGGGCGGTTATCGCTGCATCTGTGCCGAGGGCTACAAGCAGATGGAAGGCATCTGTGTGAAGGAGCAGATCCCAG AGTCAGCGGGCTTCTTCTCCGAGATGACAGAGGACGAGTTGGTGGTGCTGCAGCAGATGTTCTTTGGCATCATCATCTGTGCACTGGCCACGCTGGCTGCTAAGGGCGACTTGGtgttcaccgccatcttcatTGGGGCTGTGGCGGCCATGACTGGCTACTGGTTGTCAGAGCGCAGTGACCGTGTGCTGGAGGGCTTCATCAAGGGCAGATAA
- the CRELD1 gene encoding protein disulfide isomerase CRELD1 isoform X3: MAPWPPKGLVPAVLWGLSLFLNLPGPIWLQPSPPPQSSPPPQPHPCHTCRGLVDSFNKGLERTIRDNFGGGNTAWEEENLSKYKDSETRLVEVLEGVCSKSDFECHRLLELSEELVESWWFHKQQEAPDLFQWLCSDSLKLCCPAGTFGPSCLPCPGGTERPCGGYGQCEGEGTRGGSGHCDCQAGYRGEACGQCGLGYFEAERNASHLVCSACFGPCARCSGPEESNCLQCKKGWALHHLKCVDIDECGTEGANCGADQFCVNTEGSYECRDCAKACLGCMGAGPGRCKKCSPGYQQVGSKCLDVDECETEVCPGENKQCENTEGGYRCICAEGYKQMEGICVKEQIPESAGFFSEMTEDELVVLQQMFFGIIICALATLAAKGDLVFTAIFIGAVAAMTGYWLSERSDRVLEGFIKGR, encoded by the exons aTGGCCCCATGGCCCCCGAAGGGCCTAGTCCCAGCTGTGCTCTGGGGCCTCAGCCtcttcctcaacctcccaggccctaTCTGGCTCCAGccctctccacctccccagtcTTCTCCCCCGCCTCAGCCCCATCCGTGTCATACCTGCCGGGGACTGGTTGACAGCTTTAACAAG GGCCTGGAGAGAACCATCCGGGACAACTTTGGAGGTGGAAACACTGCCTGGGAGGAAGAGAATTTGTCCAAATACAAAGACAG TGAGACCCGCCTGGTAGAGGTGCTGGAGGGTGTGTGCAGCAAGTCGGACTTCGAGTGCCACCGCCTGCTGGAGCTGAGTGAGGAGCTGGTGGAGAGCTGGTGGTTTCACAA GCAGCAGGAGGCCCCGGACCTCTTCCAGTGGCTGTGCTCAGATTCCCTGAAGCTCTGCTGCCCCGCAGGCACCTTCGGGCCCTCCTGCCTTC CCTGTCCTGGGGGAACAGAGAGGCCCTGCGGTGGCTACGGGCAGTGTGAAGGAGAAGGGACACGAGGGGGCAGCGGGCACTGTGACTGCCAAGCCGGCTACAGGGGTGAGGCCTGTGGCCAGTGTGGCCTTGGCTACTTTGAGGCAGAACGCAACGCCAGCCATCTGGTATGTTCGG CTTGTTTTGGCCCCTGTGCCCGATGCTCAGGACCTGAGGAATCAAACTGTTTGCAATGCAAGAAGGGCTGGGCCCTGCATCACCTCAAGTGTGTAG ACATTGATGAGTGTGGCACAGAGGGAGCCAACTGTGGAGCTGACCAATTCTGCGTGAACACTGAGGGCTCCTATGAGTGCCGAG aCTGTGCCAAGGCCTGCCTAGGCTGCATGGGGGCAGGGCCAGGTCGCTGTAAGAAGTGTAGCCCTGGCTATCAGCAGGTGGGCTCCAAGTGTCTCG aTGTGGATGAGTGTGAGACAGAGGTGTGTCCGGGAGAGAACAAGCAGTGTGAAAACACCGAGGGCGGTTATCGCTGCATCTGTGCCGAGGGCTACAAGCAGATGGAAGGCATCTGTGTGAAGGAGCAGATCCCAG AGTCAGCGGGCTTCTTCTCCGAGATGACAGAGGACGAGTTGGTGGTGCTGCAGCAGATGTTCTTTGGCATCATCATCTGTGCACTGGCCACGCTGGCTGCTAAGGGCGACTTGGtgttcaccgccatcttcatTGGGGCTGTGGCGGCCATGACTGGCTACTGGTTGTCAGAGCGCAGTGACCGTGTGCTGGAGGGCTTCATCAAGGGCAGATAA
- the CRELD1 gene encoding protein disulfide isomerase CRELD1 isoform X4 → MAPWPPKGLVPAVLWGLSLFLNLPGPIWLQPSPPPQSSPPPQPHPCHTCRGLVDSFNKGLERTIRDNFGGGNTAWEEENLSKYKDSETRLVEVLEGVCSKSDFECHRLLELSEELVESWWFHKQQEAPDLFQWLCSDSLKLCCPAGTFGPSCLPCPGGTERPCGGYGQCEGEGTRGGSGHCDCQAGYRGEACGQCGLGYFEAERNASHLVCSACFGPCARCSGPEESNCLQCKKGWALHHLKCVDCAKACLGCMGAGPGRCKKCSPGYQQVGSKCLDVDECETEVCPGENKQCENTEGGYRCICAEGYKQMEGICVKEQIPESAGFFSEMTEDELVVLQQMFFGIIICALATLAAKGDLVFTAIFIGAVAAMTGYWLSERSDRVLEGFIKGR, encoded by the exons aTGGCCCCATGGCCCCCGAAGGGCCTAGTCCCAGCTGTGCTCTGGGGCCTCAGCCtcttcctcaacctcccaggccctaTCTGGCTCCAGccctctccacctccccagtcTTCTCCCCCGCCTCAGCCCCATCCGTGTCATACCTGCCGGGGACTGGTTGACAGCTTTAACAAG GGCCTGGAGAGAACCATCCGGGACAACTTTGGAGGTGGAAACACTGCCTGGGAGGAAGAGAATTTGTCCAAATACAAAGACAG TGAGACCCGCCTGGTAGAGGTGCTGGAGGGTGTGTGCAGCAAGTCGGACTTCGAGTGCCACCGCCTGCTGGAGCTGAGTGAGGAGCTGGTGGAGAGCTGGTGGTTTCACAA GCAGCAGGAGGCCCCGGACCTCTTCCAGTGGCTGTGCTCAGATTCCCTGAAGCTCTGCTGCCCCGCAGGCACCTTCGGGCCCTCCTGCCTTC CCTGTCCTGGGGGAACAGAGAGGCCCTGCGGTGGCTACGGGCAGTGTGAAGGAGAAGGGACACGAGGGGGCAGCGGGCACTGTGACTGCCAAGCCGGCTACAGGGGTGAGGCCTGTGGCCAGTGTGGCCTTGGCTACTTTGAGGCAGAACGCAACGCCAGCCATCTGGTATGTTCGG CTTGTTTTGGCCCCTGTGCCCGATGCTCAGGACCTGAGGAATCAAACTGTTTGCAATGCAAGAAGGGCTGGGCCCTGCATCACCTCAAGTGTGTAG aCTGTGCCAAGGCCTGCCTAGGCTGCATGGGGGCAGGGCCAGGTCGCTGTAAGAAGTGTAGCCCTGGCTATCAGCAGGTGGGCTCCAAGTGTCTCG aTGTGGATGAGTGTGAGACAGAGGTGTGTCCGGGAGAGAACAAGCAGTGTGAAAACACCGAGGGCGGTTATCGCTGCATCTGTGCCGAGGGCTACAAGCAGATGGAAGGCATCTGTGTGAAGGAGCAGATCCCAG AGTCAGCGGGCTTCTTCTCCGAGATGACAGAGGACGAGTTGGTGGTGCTGCAGCAGATGTTCTTTGGCATCATCATCTGTGCACTGGCCACGCTGGCTGCTAAGGGCGACTTGGtgttcaccgccatcttcatTGGGGCTGTGGCGGCCATGACTGGCTACTGGTTGTCAGAGCGCAGTGACCGTGTGCTGGAGGGCTTCATCAAGGGCAGATAA
- the PRRT3 gene encoding proline-rich transmembrane protein 3 isoform X2, which yields MASSPWGCVCGLLLLLLLPLLGTGPALGRGFPRPLENSEITMIPGAHPKGSVGSEPQAFDVFPENPRADSHRNSDVRHAPAEEMPEKPVASPLGPALYGPKAAQGAQRERLPVTDDLQMAQGPSSHGWTGPLDSQELLKQEAVAPHPVGHPHLTFIPTTPRRQLRDPAAPDVGSVPPVEVVYSQEPGAQPDLALARSLPPAEELPVETPKRAGAEVSWEVSSPGPPPKQADLPDAKDSPGPQPTDPPASEAPDGPSKPERAAMNGAVPISPQRVRGAVEAPGTPKSLIPGPSDPGPAANRTESPMGALQPDEAEEWPGRPQSHPPAPPVQAPSTSRRGLIRVTTQRALGQPPPPEPTASSMASAPASSPPANATAPPLRWGPLRRVLSFSWELHVYGVGVLFLLPALLALAALAAAPAGPRLALVAAVLVLVASGLRSAYMLTDPYGSQARLGVRGGLVLYNLPFPLLLTALAALTLLGLGAGLPPPLQNPLLLGAVALVHGVGLLATDLLSTWSVLNLLTQGLSCAWGAAVALGTLCLCRRRLLDGPRGWDASPGPRLLAVAGALGLLASGLQLAAALWLYPGPGRVGRFSWAWWGVHFWLRLLELTWALALALAAVAAARPRPPTEHACWAKLMRLACPAPSGKSEVPERPNNCYAGPSNVGAGSLDISKSLIRNPAESGQLATPSSGAWGSAASLGRGPQGGPGLSRNGVGPAPSLSELDLRPPSPINLSRSIDAALFREHLVRDSVFQRCGLRGLASPPPGGALRPRRGSHPKAELDDAVSSLLRGRCRSLSDVRVRGPLPQHVVEAPDGAAAAASGSSLDSFSRGSLKISWNPWRHGLSSVDSLPLDELPSTVQLLPAPTPAPDSTAARQGDGQGEVQPRGKPGESRSASSDTIEL from the exons ATGGCCTCCAGCCCATGGGGCTGTGTATGTGGCCTtctgctgttgttgctgctgccaCTCCTGGGGACTGGCCCTGCCCTGGGGAGGGGCTTTCCCAGGCCACTTGAAAACTCCGAAATCACTATGATCCCTGGAGCCCACCCCAAGGGCTCTGTGGGCTCAGAGCCCCAGGCCTTTGACGTCTTCCCGGAGAACCCCAGAGCTGACAGTCACAGGAACTCTGATGTCCGCCACGCCCCTGCTGAAGAGATGCCTGAGAAGCCTGTAGCCTCTCCCCTTGGCCCAGCCCTGTACGGGCCCAAAGCAGCACAAGGAGCTCAGAGAGAACGACTCCCAGTAACTGATGACCTCCAGATGGCTCAAGGACCAAGCTCCCATGGCTGGACAGGACCTCTGGACTCACAAGAGCTTCTGAAGCAAGAAGCAGTGGCTCCCCACCCAGTGGGCCACCCTCATCTCACTTTCATCCCCACAACTCCCAGACGTCAACTCAGG GATCCAGCAGCCCCTGATGTTGGCTCAGTACCCCCGGTTGAGGTGGTGTACTCTCAGGAGCCAGGGGCCCAGCCAGACTTGGCATTGGCCAGAAGCCTTCCTCCTGCTGAGGAGCTGCCGGTTGAGACCCCCAAGAGGGCTGGCGCTGAGGTGTCCTGGGAAGTCAGCTCCCCAGGTCCCCCGCCCAAGCAGGCTGACCTCCCTGACGCTAAGGATTCACCAGGACCCCAGCCCacggatccacctgcctcagaagCTCCTGATGGGCCGTCTAAGCCAG AGAGAGCAGCAATGAATGGAGCAGTCCCCATCTCCCCCCAGCGGGTGAGAGGAGCTGTGGAGGCCCCAGGCACCCCCAAGTCTCTCATCCCTGGTCCCTCAGACCCTGGCCCAGCTGCAAACCGAACAGAGAGCCCCATGGGGGCCCTGCAGCCAG ATGAAGCCGAGGAGTGGCCGGGGCGCCCCCAAAGCCATCCCCCAGCACCCCCAGTCCAGGCCCCCTCGACGTCACGCCGGGGCCTCATTCGAGTCACCACGCAGCGAGCCCTGGGCCAGCCTCCCCCTCCGGAGCCCACCGCCAGCTCCATGGCTTCAGCCCCAGCCTCCAGCCCCCCAGCCAACGCCACTGCACCCCCGCTACGGTGGGGCCCCCTTCGGCGGGTCCTGAGCTTCTCCTGGGAGCTGCACGTCTACGGGGTGGGGGTACTCTTTCTGCTGCCCGCGTTGTTGGCGCTGGCTGCGCTGGCAGCCGCCCCAGCAGGGCCCCGGCTGGCATTGGTGGCCGCGGTGCTGGTGCTCGTGGCTTCGGGGCTGCGATCCGCCTACATGCTTACCGACCCTTACGGCTCGCAGGCGCGGCTGGGCGTTCGCGGGGGCCTGGTGCTCTACAACCTGCCCTTCCCCTTGCTGCTTACGGCGCTGGCAGCCCTGACTCTGCTCGGCCTGGGCGCGGGGCTGCCGCCACCGCTGCAAAACCCACTCCTGCTGGGAGCAGTGGCGCTGGTGCATGGTGTAGGGTTGCTCGCGACAGACCTGCTGTCCACATGGTCTGTGCTCAACCTCCTGACGCAGGGCTTGTCGTGCGCCTGGGGCGCGGCCGTGGCTCTGGGCACGCTCTGCCTGTGCCGTCGCCGCCTGCTGGACGGCCCACGGGGCTGGGATGCCAGCCCGGGCCCTCGGCTGTTGGCTGTGGCGGGCGCGCTGGGGCTGCTGGCTAGCGGCTTGCAGCTGGCGGCTGCGCTCTGGCTGTACCCGGGCCCAGGCCGCGTGGGCCGCTTCTCGTGGGCCTGGTGGGGTGTCCACTTCTGGCTGCGCCTCCTGGAGCTGACATGGGCGCTCGCCCTGGCGTTGGCCGCGGTGGCTGCCGCGAGACCCAGGCCGCCCACGGAGCACGCTTGCTGGGCTAAGCTGATGCGTCTGGCGTGCCCGGCGCCGTCAGGAAAGAGCGAGGTGCCGGAGCGACCCAATAACTGCTATGCAGGGCCCAGCAACGTTGGTGCAGGCAGCTTGGACATCAGCAAGAGCCTCATCCGCAACCCGGCGGAGAGTGGGCAGCTGGCCACGCCCAGTTCAGGCGCCTGGGGCTCGGCTGCGTCGTTGGGTCGCGGACCCCAGGGTGGCCCGGGACTGTCCCGCAACGGTGTGGGACCGGCGCCATCGCTGAGCGAGCTGGATCTGCGGCCGCCATCGCCCATCAACCTGAGCCGCAGCATCGACGCCGCGCTCTTCCGCGAGCACCTGGTGCGAGACAGTGTGTTCCAGCGCTGCGGCCTCCGCGGCCTGGCCTCCCCGCCGCCTGGAGGCGCTCTGCGGCCGCGCCGGGGCAGCCATCCCAAAGCCGAGCTCGACGACGCTGTCTCCTCGCTCCTCCGCGGCCGCTGCAGGTCGCTCAGCGACGTGCGCGTGCGCGGGCCGCTCCCACAGCACGTAGTGGAAGCACCCGACGGGGCAGCCGCTGCGGCTTCTGGCAGCTCTCTCGACAGCTTCTCCAGGGGTTCACTCAAGATCAGTTGGAACCCCTGGCGCCACGGGCTGTCATCAGTGGACAGTCTGCCCCTAGATGAGTTGCCCAGCACGGTACAGCTACTGCCTGCCCCGACCCCAGCCCCTGATTCTACCGCCGCTCGGCAGGGGGACGGCCAGGGAGAGGTCCAGCCGCGCGGCAAGCCTGGGGAATCCCGCAGCGCCTCCAGTGATACCATCGAGCTTTGA
- the PRRT3 gene encoding proline-rich transmembrane protein 3 isoform X1, whose protein sequence is MASSPWGCVCGLLLLLLLPLLGTGPALGRGFPRPLENSEITMIPGAHPKGSVGSEPQAFDVFPENPRADSHRNSDVRHAPAEEMPEKPVASPLGPALYGPKAAQGAQRERLPVTDDLQMAQGPSSHGWTGPLDSQELLKQEAVAPHPVGHPHLTFIPTTPRRQLRVATVPPSLQHEGQEGQWPPRDEGLKAKTKSRVPPTSPSDHQGPPHTLVPHSGTVKRPVLEGQGGFEEHFQEAAQGPLFTQQDPAAPDVGSVPPVEVVYSQEPGAQPDLALARSLPPAEELPVETPKRAGAEVSWEVSSPGPPPKQADLPDAKDSPGPQPTDPPASEAPDGPSKPERAAMNGAVPISPQRVRGAVEAPGTPKSLIPGPSDPGPAANRTESPMGALQPDEAEEWPGRPQSHPPAPPVQAPSTSRRGLIRVTTQRALGQPPPPEPTASSMASAPASSPPANATAPPLRWGPLRRVLSFSWELHVYGVGVLFLLPALLALAALAAAPAGPRLALVAAVLVLVASGLRSAYMLTDPYGSQARLGVRGGLVLYNLPFPLLLTALAALTLLGLGAGLPPPLQNPLLLGAVALVHGVGLLATDLLSTWSVLNLLTQGLSCAWGAAVALGTLCLCRRRLLDGPRGWDASPGPRLLAVAGALGLLASGLQLAAALWLYPGPGRVGRFSWAWWGVHFWLRLLELTWALALALAAVAAARPRPPTEHACWAKLMRLACPAPSGKSEVPERPNNCYAGPSNVGAGSLDISKSLIRNPAESGQLATPSSGAWGSAASLGRGPQGGPGLSRNGVGPAPSLSELDLRPPSPINLSRSIDAALFREHLVRDSVFQRCGLRGLASPPPGGALRPRRGSHPKAELDDAVSSLLRGRCRSLSDVRVRGPLPQHVVEAPDGAAAAASGSSLDSFSRGSLKISWNPWRHGLSSVDSLPLDELPSTVQLLPAPTPAPDSTAARQGDGQGEVQPRGKPGESRSASSDTIEL, encoded by the exons ATGGCCTCCAGCCCATGGGGCTGTGTATGTGGCCTtctgctgttgttgctgctgccaCTCCTGGGGACTGGCCCTGCCCTGGGGAGGGGCTTTCCCAGGCCACTTGAAAACTCCGAAATCACTATGATCCCTGGAGCCCACCCCAAGGGCTCTGTGGGCTCAGAGCCCCAGGCCTTTGACGTCTTCCCGGAGAACCCCAGAGCTGACAGTCACAGGAACTCTGATGTCCGCCACGCCCCTGCTGAAGAGATGCCTGAGAAGCCTGTAGCCTCTCCCCTTGGCCCAGCCCTGTACGGGCCCAAAGCAGCACAAGGAGCTCAGAGAGAACGACTCCCAGTAACTGATGACCTCCAGATGGCTCAAGGACCAAGCTCCCATGGCTGGACAGGACCTCTGGACTCACAAGAGCTTCTGAAGCAAGAAGCAGTGGCTCCCCACCCAGTGGGCCACCCTCATCTCACTTTCATCCCCACAACTCCCAGACGTCAACTCAGGGTAGCCACagttcctccctccctgcagcaTGAAGGCCAAGAGGGACAGTGGCCACCTAGAGATGAGGGTCTGAAGGCCAAAACTAAGAGCAGGGTCCCACCCACTTCTCCCTCAGACCACCAGGGCCCACCCCACACCCTTGTTCCCCACTCAGGTACTGTCAAGAGGCCAGTGCTGGAAGGACAGGGTGGGTTTGAGGAACACTTCCAGGAGGCAGCTCAAGGCCCCCTCTTCACCCAGCAGGATCCAGCAGCCCCTGATGTTGGCTCAGTACCCCCGGTTGAGGTGGTGTACTCTCAGGAGCCAGGGGCCCAGCCAGACTTGGCATTGGCCAGAAGCCTTCCTCCTGCTGAGGAGCTGCCGGTTGAGACCCCCAAGAGGGCTGGCGCTGAGGTGTCCTGGGAAGTCAGCTCCCCAGGTCCCCCGCCCAAGCAGGCTGACCTCCCTGACGCTAAGGATTCACCAGGACCCCAGCCCacggatccacctgcctcagaagCTCCTGATGGGCCGTCTAAGCCAG AGAGAGCAGCAATGAATGGAGCAGTCCCCATCTCCCCCCAGCGGGTGAGAGGAGCTGTGGAGGCCCCAGGCACCCCCAAGTCTCTCATCCCTGGTCCCTCAGACCCTGGCCCAGCTGCAAACCGAACAGAGAGCCCCATGGGGGCCCTGCAGCCAG ATGAAGCCGAGGAGTGGCCGGGGCGCCCCCAAAGCCATCCCCCAGCACCCCCAGTCCAGGCCCCCTCGACGTCACGCCGGGGCCTCATTCGAGTCACCACGCAGCGAGCCCTGGGCCAGCCTCCCCCTCCGGAGCCCACCGCCAGCTCCATGGCTTCAGCCCCAGCCTCCAGCCCCCCAGCCAACGCCACTGCACCCCCGCTACGGTGGGGCCCCCTTCGGCGGGTCCTGAGCTTCTCCTGGGAGCTGCACGTCTACGGGGTGGGGGTACTCTTTCTGCTGCCCGCGTTGTTGGCGCTGGCTGCGCTGGCAGCCGCCCCAGCAGGGCCCCGGCTGGCATTGGTGGCCGCGGTGCTGGTGCTCGTGGCTTCGGGGCTGCGATCCGCCTACATGCTTACCGACCCTTACGGCTCGCAGGCGCGGCTGGGCGTTCGCGGGGGCCTGGTGCTCTACAACCTGCCCTTCCCCTTGCTGCTTACGGCGCTGGCAGCCCTGACTCTGCTCGGCCTGGGCGCGGGGCTGCCGCCACCGCTGCAAAACCCACTCCTGCTGGGAGCAGTGGCGCTGGTGCATGGTGTAGGGTTGCTCGCGACAGACCTGCTGTCCACATGGTCTGTGCTCAACCTCCTGACGCAGGGCTTGTCGTGCGCCTGGGGCGCGGCCGTGGCTCTGGGCACGCTCTGCCTGTGCCGTCGCCGCCTGCTGGACGGCCCACGGGGCTGGGATGCCAGCCCGGGCCCTCGGCTGTTGGCTGTGGCGGGCGCGCTGGGGCTGCTGGCTAGCGGCTTGCAGCTGGCGGCTGCGCTCTGGCTGTACCCGGGCCCAGGCCGCGTGGGCCGCTTCTCGTGGGCCTGGTGGGGTGTCCACTTCTGGCTGCGCCTCCTGGAGCTGACATGGGCGCTCGCCCTGGCGTTGGCCGCGGTGGCTGCCGCGAGACCCAGGCCGCCCACGGAGCACGCTTGCTGGGCTAAGCTGATGCGTCTGGCGTGCCCGGCGCCGTCAGGAAAGAGCGAGGTGCCGGAGCGACCCAATAACTGCTATGCAGGGCCCAGCAACGTTGGTGCAGGCAGCTTGGACATCAGCAAGAGCCTCATCCGCAACCCGGCGGAGAGTGGGCAGCTGGCCACGCCCAGTTCAGGCGCCTGGGGCTCGGCTGCGTCGTTGGGTCGCGGACCCCAGGGTGGCCCGGGACTGTCCCGCAACGGTGTGGGACCGGCGCCATCGCTGAGCGAGCTGGATCTGCGGCCGCCATCGCCCATCAACCTGAGCCGCAGCATCGACGCCGCGCTCTTCCGCGAGCACCTGGTGCGAGACAGTGTGTTCCAGCGCTGCGGCCTCCGCGGCCTGGCCTCCCCGCCGCCTGGAGGCGCTCTGCGGCCGCGCCGGGGCAGCCATCCCAAAGCCGAGCTCGACGACGCTGTCTCCTCGCTCCTCCGCGGCCGCTGCAGGTCGCTCAGCGACGTGCGCGTGCGCGGGCCGCTCCCACAGCACGTAGTGGAAGCACCCGACGGGGCAGCCGCTGCGGCTTCTGGCAGCTCTCTCGACAGCTTCTCCAGGGGTTCACTCAAGATCAGTTGGAACCCCTGGCGCCACGGGCTGTCATCAGTGGACAGTCTGCCCCTAGATGAGTTGCCCAGCACGGTACAGCTACTGCCTGCCCCGACCCCAGCCCCTGATTCTACCGCCGCTCGGCAGGGGGACGGCCAGGGAGAGGTCCAGCCGCGCGGCAAGCCTGGGGAATCCCGCAGCGCCTCCAGTGATACCATCGAGCTTTGA